The following coding sequences lie in one Seriola aureovittata isolate HTS-2021-v1 ecotype China chromosome 5, ASM2101889v1, whole genome shotgun sequence genomic window:
- the LOC130169844 gene encoding C-C motif chemokine 20-like, whose amino-acid sequence MASQVAALLLLSIICTEFAAAEVPVDCCKKASKTLIPKRIIESYTILEAGQGCDISATVFITKGAKRLCAVHPSVEGWVRSHINFLDLKKNASVKK is encoded by the exons atggcCTCTCAAGTTGCAGCTCTGCTCTTGCTGAGCATCATCTGCACTGAGTTTGCAGCAG CTGAGGTTCCAGTGGACTGCTGTAAGAAAGCCAGCAAAACCCTCATACCAAAGAGAATCATTGAAAGCTACACCATTCTGGAAGCTGGACAGGGCTGTGACATCAGTGCTACTGT GTTCATCACAAAGGGTGCAAAGAGACTGTGTGCCGTCCACCCCAGTGTGGAAGGATGGGTGAGGTCTCACATCAACTTTCTGGACCTCAAAAAGAATGCCtcagtaaaaaagtaa